In the genome of Lacerta agilis isolate rLacAgi1 chromosome 2, rLacAgi1.pri, whole genome shotgun sequence, one region contains:
- the FAM186A gene encoding protein FAM186A yields MERPGSLLCDPPDPEAHPRPPSPRIFFKPLPARRSLHRRRRQSRLRSSNRAKGHKLRLPPSPSPPPPPASPPGLSPPTSPSLPGPPLEALPGHEQDTEEPHSDDPAGSNGGRCAVMDFSKLVGIAWEKSRVAAESSSSSENSGNEGDRDYQRDQASRNATPYRDEPAVSTFDEVPPAVQNVLDKIELAQLERAKKDVSKKLFRILDNVNRTYEHYKKDDGIDPEIERDYYHSQTWEETSRRAHFLDGIDDVLDESVFKIQELKAVLEALKSWYEMLKTIEREEKVLVTNDMFDEMEEKVQNFISAIDSKIQHLIKLFRPLLEGKAKQRRKSGNRIGMFKAWRDKVADAPQEGEPMTAERMLDDDPLTFSRTNELNSMMQEMVDAPAFLKIEHPAVRYIVAMVANLGKAYSLLGKQYRSLKIKCETESALESKKPDPHVATLQRELRMALERKTAMEIQVHNIEEMCKTLMITNEAMHKELQEANERAMEARQASLRPVLSLRIPEKLPTGSMKDMTETKDEKEIKDEKEIKDEKEIKDERYMKLHAELAGMRSVKAEEKGTYEASTKLHTEHAGTRSVKVEEGGTSEASTKLHTELAGMRSVEVEGGTSDAPRQQKPTAETTDPDQLQATPSDAEAPLTFLSVKARDSRTGLGPKDTSRLRVVGPTSSDLSQASSELSQLSSDETGDVEAVEKGTAATALSKFAGKKRGSKTATWKKIQTSLLKTPSPQKLPGKSPQEPEGEQPPQQPAESPPPKPILKRVTTESVGEAEPEESSQEPTEGLPSPPTKRKFSIKKAAGQLVKAVKDRKVVKFDDTEPTQEPGTAPGVQKEEDAEVPGESSSTQAGEAEEPDYETVGRPKGKKHPSRRGSAGVPQPKWAEKTGDVIRGLGKKLQELASDRGGVLDAEALKCIFEELDATYQDTMQEEKPEGHSDIPGEVPESRVSGPAEEARGSPADQEDTPFTVEIPMLPSAFVQKRQRFSIVEEHPGQDTSPELQEFEEVILACLDEKIEKLKRSLSGSWKPSAKSQLTHTLTQEISEAIDRKLDECIVMKQKVSAGRKKQKFARSTEGTEGTEGTEEQKEEKLQRDQKEPWLQVEEEDLAKLSHPMEGEQPLEHQPDEADVQAKVSWQEMEKELAKQTSAEKLKRVQKGKGPWQKESKSDLESDSSRELSKEKQLWYLQIQEQLQEEKQRLHEEQARLQEERHRLQEEQEYQLHWQEMCEGQRQQWEQEKEQQKEQERMWQLQVEHWQLLQQQNEEQEQFLARQREQQKEQQDLLQKQVEQLQLEKRELLQLRGKQAEEQWQWSQLKERHEKQQLLWQEEDMEQEKKRSQWQEQLEQQEQQMEALRQELQEQEEKNMQWLQEQKEKQQEMERVWEMRWEQQLRRWRHQMQMQRLQVQKVKMKQQQMQKEEKSLLPKVRVVEGAILDQFSRQYKIAYSPKERRASPSPLLSPLPSSQFDEDTYELESTWFPRLFTKVDEFAAPGTTEKRYWINVEAQRRNLEVLGEAVRKAGISPELYTLTKGIIKQALHSNVERLALLFRKYIAFCHLQQVRETLLIRLEAAKEAKDGVRMQVLYKMVDKLDAHQKRVTGQWIAKQMIAEKQRRRCLQRMIALFAQLRLSAKLQLTNPCPLLIKAGDRTKKHSIHVPNIGPVFLKPRTMPSPLVCAKKQQDLTFSATIRYSIIGSWRELPEQSGEQIESLWKTDITEFSIPLGPKEPMSLMWSEACGFPDIPRLLELDISSIRKQPLQNIKTRIQNIPRWKLSGYNFMHL; encoded by the exons ATGGAGCGCCCGGGGTCTCTGC TCTGTGACCCTCCCGACCCCGaggcccacccccgccccccgtcGCCGCGAATATTCTTCAAGCCCCTCCCCGCCCGTCGCTCTCTCCACCGGCGACGGCGACAGTCCAGACTCCGCTCTAGTAACCGCGCGAAAGGGCACAAGCTCCGCCTCCCGCCGTCGccctcgccgccgcctcctccggcCTCTCCACCAGGGCTGAGCCCTCccacttctccttctcttccgGGGCCACCGCTAGAAGCGCTTCCGGGCCACGAGCAGGACACTGAGGAGCCCCATAGCGATGACCCAGCCGGAAGTAATGGCGGCCGCTGTGCCG TCATGGATTTCTCAAAGTTAGTTGGAATTGCATGGGAAAAGTCACGCGTTGCTGCCGAATCTTCATCCTCTTCAGAAAACTCAGGAAATGAAGGTGATCGTGATTACCAACGTGATCAGGCCAGTCGCAACGCTACACCCTACAGAGATGAACCCGCCGTTTCTACCTTCGATGAAGTCCCTCCCGCTGTGCAGAACGTGTTGGATAAAATTGAGCTGGCACAGCTGGAAAGAGCAAAGAAG GATGTTTCTAAGAAGCTGTTTCGCATTCTGGACAATGTGAATCGGACCTATGAACACTACAAAAAGGATGATGGGATCGATCCTGAGATTGAAAGGGACTACTACCATTCACAAACCTGGGAAGAGACGAGCCGCCGGGCTCATTTTTTGGATGGAATTGATGACGTGCTAGATGAGAGCGTCTTCAAAATACAGGAATTGAAGGCAGTGCTGGAGGCGCTAAAATCCTGGT ATGAAATGCTGAAAACGATTGAACGAGAAGAAAAAGTCCTTGTCACTAATGACATGTTTGACGAGATGGAGGAGAAAGTCCAGAATTTTATCAGTGCAATTGACTCAAAGATTCAGCATCTAATCAAACTATTCCGCCCACTTTTAGAAGGAAAAGCTAAGCAGAGACGGAAGTCAG GTAACAGAATCGGCATGTTTAAAGCATGGAGAGACAAAGTGGCCGATGCACCCCAGGAAGGGGAGCCTATGACAGCAGAGCGGATGTTGGACGATGACCCTCTTACATTCAGCCGCACTAATGAGCTCAATAGCATGATGCAAGAAATGGTAGATGCTCCGGCTTTTTTGAAAATAGAACATCCTGCAGTCAGGTACATTGTAGCCATGGTAGCTAACCTAGGTAAGGCCTACAGCCTTCTAGGGAAGCAGTATCGCAGCCTTAAAATCAAGTGTGAAACCGAGAGTGCCTTGGAAAGCAAGAAGCCAGACCCACACGTTGCAACTCTGCAAAGGGAGCTGCGAATGGCCCTGGAGAGGAAAACAGCAATGGAAATTCAAGTCCACAACATTGAAGAGATGTGCAAGACACTCATGATTACTAACGAAGCAATGCACAAGGAGCTGCAGGAGGCAAATGAGAGGGCAATGGAGGCACGCCAAGCCTCCCTCAGACCTGTTTTAAGTCTGAGGATTCCTGAGAAACTTCCCACAGGAAGTATGAAAGATATGACGGAAACCAAGGATGAGAAAGAAATCAAGGATGAGAAAGAAATCAAGGATGAGAAAGAAATCAAAGATGAGAGATATATGAAACTTCACGCTGAGCTTGCAGGAATGAGAAGTGTGAAAGCTGAAGAAAAGGGCACTTATGAGGCGAGTACAAAACTCCACACTGAGCATGCAGGAACGAGAAGTGTGAAAGTTGAAGAAGGGGGCACTTCTGAGGCGAGTACCAAACTCCACACTGAGCTTGCAGGAATGAGAAGTGTGGAAGTTGAAGGGGGCACATCTGATGCACCCAGGCAGCAGAAACCCACGGCTGAAACCACTGACCCTGACCAGCTGCAAGCAACACCTTCCGATGCAGAAGCACCTCTGACGTTTCTTTCAGTAAAAGCTCGGGACAGCAGAACTGGACTGGGCCCGAAGGATACATCACGACTGAGGGTTGTAGGCCCAACATCCTCAGACCTGTCACAGGCATCCTCTGAGCTATCACAGTTATCGTCCGACGAAACGGGAGACGTAGAAGCTGTTGAAAaaggaacagcagcaacagcacttaGCAAATTTGCAGGAAAGAAACGGGGGTCAAAGACggctacatggaaaaaaatacaaacatcCCTTTTGAAAACGCCGTCGCCACAGAAATTGCCTGGCAAAAGCCCCCAAGAACCTGAAGGGGAGCAACCTCCCCAACAGCCAGCTGAAAGCCCTCCCCCTAAGCCCATTCTCAAACGGGTCACCACGGAGAGTGTCGGTGAAGCAGAACCCGAAGAATCGTCCCAAGAGCCAACAGAAGGACTCCCAAGCCCCCCAACAAAGAGAAAGTTCTCCATCAAAAAGGCTGCAGGGCAATTGGTGAAGGCCGTCAAAGACAGAAAGGTGGTCAAGTTTGATGACACCGAGCCGACTCAAGAGCCTGGGACAGCTCCAGGTGTCCAGAAGGAGGAGGACGCAGAGGTCCCAGGGGAAAGCTCATCAACACAAGCAGGAGAAGCCGAGGAACCAGACTATGAGACAGTAGGCAGGCCCAAAGGGAAGAAGCACCCCAGCAGAAGAGGTTCAGCAGGTGTGCCACAGCCAAAGTGGGCAGAGAAGACAGGAGATGTCATCCGTGGTTTAGGCAAAAAGCTGCAAGAGCTTGCCAGCGATAGAGGTGGTGTGTTAGATGCAGAGGCTCTCAAATGCATTTTTGAGGAATTGGACGCAACCTATCAAGACACAATGCAGGAAGAGAAGCCCGAAGGTCATAGTGATATTCCAGGAGAAGTGCCTGAAAGCCGTGTCAGTGGTCCAGCAGAGGAGGCTAGAGGCAGCCCCGCAGACCAGGAGGACACACCCTTCACTGTAGAAATCCCCATGTTGCCTTCCGCATTTGTGCAGAAAAGGCAAAGATTCTCAATTGTTGAAGAACACCCTGGACAGGATACAAGCCCTGAGCTGCAAGAATTTGAGGAGGTCATCCTTGCTTGTTTAGATGAGAAGATAGAGAAGTTAAAGAGGAGTCTCTCAGGCAGCTGGAAGCCGTCAGCAAAATCCCagctcacacacacactaacCCAAGAGATCTCTGAGGCAATAGACAGAAAACTGGATGAATGTATCGTGATGAAGCAGAAAGTATCTGCTGGACGGAAGAAACAGAAGTTTGCAAGGAGCACAGAGGGCACAGAGGGCACAGAGGGCACAGAGG agcagAAAGAAGAGAAGCTGCAGAGAGACCAGAAGGAGCCCTGGTTGCAAGTGGAGGAAGAAGACTTGGCCAAGCTTTCACATCCCATGGAAGGAGAACAACCTCTAGAACATCAGCCTGATGAAGCAGATGTGCAAGCCAAGGTCTCATGGCAGGAAATGGAAAAGGAATTGGCAAAACAAACTTCCGCAGAAAAACTTAAGCGTGTCCAGAAAGGAAAAGGGCCATGGCAGAAAGAGAGCAAGTCGGATTTGGAAAGTGATAGCTCAAGGGAGCTCAGCaaagaaaagcagctttggtACTTGCAAATCCAGgagcagctgcaggaggagaagcagcGGCTGCATGAAGAACAGGCCCGGCTGCAGGAGGAACGCCACAGGCTGCAAGAGGAGCAAgaataccagctgcactggcagGAGATGTGCGAGGGgcagcggcagcagtgggagcaggagaaggagcagcagaaGGAGCAGGAGCGCATGTGGCAGCTGCAGGTCGAGCACTGGCAgctcctgcagcagcagaacGAGGAGCAGGAGCAATTCTTGGCCAGGCAGCGGGAGCAGCAGAAGGAGCAGCAGGACCTGTTGCAGAAGCAGGTTGAGCAGCTGCAGCTGGAgaaaagggagctgctgcagctgcgAGGAAAGCAAGCAGAGGAGCAGTGGCAATGGAGCCAGCTGAAGGAGCGGCACGAGAAGCAGCAGCTCCTCTGGCAAGAGGAGGACATGgagcaggagaagaagaggagccagtggcaggagcagctggagcagcaggagcagcagatgGAGGCCCTGCGGCAAGAgctgcaggagcaggaggagaagaaCATGCAGTGGCTGCAGGagcagaaggagaagcagcaggagaTGGAGCGCGTTTGGGAGATGCGCTGGGAACAGCAGCTGCGCCGCTGGCGCCATCAGATGCAGATGCAGCGGCTGCAAGTGCAGAAAGTGaagatgaagcagcagcagatgcagAAGGAAGAAAAGTCCTTGCTTCCCAAGGTGAGAGTGGTGGAAGGTGCAATTCTGGATCAATTTTCCAGGCAATATAAGATTGCTTACTCCCCTAAAGAAAGGCGTGCTTCTCCTAGCCCCCTGCTCAGCCCCCTACCTAGTTCACAGTTTGATGAGGATACCTATGAGCTGGAGAGCACTTGGTTCCCGAGGCTGTTCACCAAAGTGGATGAGTTTGCTGCACCAGGCACCACAGAGAAGCGTTACTGGATAAACGTGGAAGCTCAGAGGAGAAACCTGGAGGTGTTGGGGGAAGCTGTCCGGAAGGCTGGCATCTCCCCAGAACTATACACCCTCACCAAAGGGATAATCAAGCAAGCATTGCACAGCAATGTGGAAAGGCTGGCTTTGCTCTTTCGGAAATACATCGCCTTCTGCCATCTCCAGCAGGTCAG AGAAACCTTACTTATTCGGTTGGAGGCTGCCAAAGAAGCCAAGGACGGTGTTAGAATGCAGGTTTTGTACAAGATGGTAGACAAGCTAGATGCTCACCAGAAAAGAGTTACGGGGCAGTGGATTGCTAAACAGATGATTGCAGAAAAGCAGCGTCGGCGCTGTCTTCAAAGGATGATTGCCTTGTTTGCTCAG